The Lujinxingia litoralis genome has a window encoding:
- a CDS encoding DUF350 domain-containing protein has protein sequence MDVAQLGEMITQILGWSIGGMIALVLARYAYKVIAPFDVEKELVGDRNSAVGASKGMFLIAAGIILHGLVAGERMASSLWMDIVLVGGLYLLGLMMLWVGRLMLVALTSYDFNKQIHIEDNLAVGLIEGSYFIAFAVIIHGVL, from the coding sequence ATGGACGTTGCACAGCTCGGCGAGATGATCACCCAGATCCTGGGATGGAGCATCGGCGGGATGATTGCGCTGGTGTTGGCGCGCTATGCCTACAAAGTCATCGCGCCCTTTGATGTAGAAAAAGAGCTGGTCGGCGACCGCAACTCCGCGGTGGGCGCCAGCAAGGGCATGTTTCTGATCGCCGCCGGCATCATCCTGCACGGACTCGTCGCTGGCGAGCGCATGGCCAGCTCGCTGTGGATGGACATCGTGCTGGTGGGCGGGCTCTACCTGCTGGGGCTGATGATGCTCTGGGTCGGGCGCCTGATGCTGGTGGCTTTGACCTCCTACGACTTCAACAAGCAGATCCACATCGAAGACAACCTGGCCGTCGGATTGATCGAGGGCTCCTACTTCATCGCCTTCGCCGTGATCATTCACGGCGTGCTCTGA
- a CDS encoding DUF4178 domain-containing protein, with protein MLNWIKRWIFKLLGRSPRPLALPPGRTVSLSSLEIGDVVVHLDETYIVSQRIVNHANGFFWHDYLLYGGSDERLWLSVEDDDELSIALYRPVEWPIHQEPPTEIEYQGQLFRLREKGKSDATISRESGSQTRTTAYSWDYRASSDARLSIQRWGEGEYEVMVGHAVSEGSLDLMAQPD; from the coding sequence GTGCTGAACTGGATCAAACGCTGGATTTTCAAGCTCCTGGGGCGCTCCCCCCGCCCCCTCGCCCTGCCCCCGGGGCGCACCGTATCGCTGAGCTCGCTGGAGATCGGCGACGTGGTGGTGCACCTGGATGAGACCTACATCGTCAGCCAGCGGATCGTAAATCACGCCAACGGCTTCTTCTGGCACGACTACCTCCTCTACGGGGGCAGCGATGAGCGCCTCTGGCTCTCGGTCGAAGATGACGACGAACTCAGCATCGCGCTCTACCGCCCGGTTGAATGGCCGATCCACCAGGAACCGCCGACCGAGATCGAGTACCAGGGACAGCTCTTTCGACTCCGGGAAAAGGGCAAAAGCGACGCCACGATCAGCCGGGAAAGCGGCAGCCAGACCCGCACCACCGCCTACTCCTGGGACTACCGCGCCTCGTCAGACGCTCGCCTGAGCATTCAGCGCTGGGGCGAAGGCGAATACGAAGTGATGGTGGGACACGCCGTCTCCGAGGGCTCCCTTGACCTGATGGCCCAGCCGGACTGA
- a CDS encoding MarC family protein, which translates to MESTLQAIVTILSLVNPAVCLAMFTSIEAGQPGQVQRKDATQVTLATLIILGTSALLGIKILGVFGVSVDAFSVTGGAVLVGIGAAMLMGSQQPAGPSPGAPDAANPQSEPSAHQAALGPLILFAGGPGPITGVITLSAQSQKDLPWEALIAVGVTALVLWVVLYVSARRASAHDAEEGADEREHSQSFYRDIMTRFMGLIIIAMGIQIGLSGLKSFFGAS; encoded by the coding sequence ATGGAGAGCACTCTGCAGGCCATTGTCACCATACTCTCGCTGGTCAACCCGGCGGTGTGTCTGGCGATGTTCACCAGCATTGAGGCCGGCCAGCCCGGCCAGGTGCAGCGCAAAGACGCCACACAGGTCACGCTGGCCACCCTGATCATCCTGGGAACCTCCGCGCTCCTGGGCATAAAAATCCTGGGCGTCTTCGGAGTCTCGGTCGACGCCTTCTCGGTGACCGGAGGGGCGGTGCTGGTGGGCATCGGCGCGGCCATGCTCATGGGCAGCCAGCAGCCGGCCGGCCCCTCCCCGGGCGCCCCCGACGCGGCCAACCCTCAATCGGAGCCCTCAGCACACCAGGCCGCCCTGGGCCCGCTGATCCTCTTTGCCGGGGGCCCTGGCCCCATCACCGGGGTGATCACCCTCTCGGCCCAGAGCCAAAAAGATCTGCCCTGGGAGGCGCTGATCGCCGTGGGCGTGACCGCGCTTGTGCTCTGGGTGGTGCTCTACGTCTCGGCACGCAGGGCCTCGGCCCATGACGCCGAAGAGGGCGCCGACGAGCGCGAACACTCCCAGTCCTTCTATCGCGACATCATGACCCGCTTCATGGGACTGATCATCATCGCGATGGGCATACAAATCGGCTTAAGCGGCCTCAAAAGCTTCTTCGGAGCAAGCTGA
- a CDS encoding polyamine aminopropyltransferase: MSPPKSPPRPPTRRERLLLSILALSVGAVSICGIVYQLIVGTVSTYLLGNSTFQYSMTIGLFMSAYGLGAFLSTRIRARLVDIFVLTEILVGVIGGLSAFVLFYLYAFGALFELGRVALILGLGTLVGLEMPLLIRISEELRRDLRMTVGQMMGVDYLGALLGGVAFPLVLLPVWGLMGSSLLIGLFNVVVALVMVRVFWPMLRRGRAMVALSLIALLVLGGALIYARPLERVVERELYEDPLVYVEQTPYQKIVMTRRGDDLRLYLDGSLQFSSRDEYRYHEALIHPAASRLRTLRRVMVLGGGDGLALRELGHYPDIEQITLVDLDPAMTRLGRSHELLHQLNEEAFEHLPVEVLNLDAFNFVRDFDPQRTAPYDLIVVDLPDPHHESLAKLYSLTFYVSLHELLSPGGVMVAQLGSPFFANRSYWSAVQTLERAGWSVHPYHANVPSFGEWGFALATDGTPAPAPLKEHRGRFYDTAHDAELFHFPPDLTAQHPVEVNTLMRPVIIDYFQDDWRSWN, translated from the coding sequence ATGAGCCCCCCCAAATCCCCTCCGCGCCCGCCAACTCGCCGCGAACGCCTCCTGCTGAGCATCCTGGCGTTGAGCGTAGGCGCGGTCTCCATCTGCGGGATCGTCTACCAGCTGATCGTCGGCACGGTGAGCACCTACCTGCTGGGCAACAGCACCTTCCAGTACTCCATGACCATCGGCCTCTTTATGTCGGCCTACGGTCTGGGCGCGTTCCTCTCCACCCGCATCCGCGCGCGCCTGGTCGATATCTTCGTGCTCACCGAGATCCTGGTCGGGGTCATCGGCGGGCTCTCGGCCTTTGTGCTCTTCTACCTCTACGCCTTCGGCGCGCTCTTTGAGCTGGGCCGGGTCGCCCTGATCCTGGGCCTGGGCACCCTGGTGGGCCTGGAGATGCCGCTCTTGATTCGCATCAGCGAGGAGCTGCGCCGTGACCTGCGCATGACCGTGGGCCAGATGATGGGCGTCGACTACCTGGGTGCCCTCCTGGGCGGGGTGGCCTTCCCCCTGGTGCTGCTGCCGGTGTGGGGGCTGATGGGCTCCTCGCTCTTGATCGGACTCTTCAACGTGGTGGTGGCTCTGGTCATGGTCCGGGTCTTCTGGCCGATGCTTCGCCGCGGACGGGCGATGGTGGCCCTCTCGCTCATCGCCCTGCTGGTGCTGGGAGGCGCCCTCATCTACGCCCGGCCCCTGGAGCGGGTGGTGGAGCGCGAGCTCTACGAAGACCCCCTGGTGTACGTCGAGCAGACCCCCTACCAGAAAATCGTGATGACCCGGCGCGGCGACGACCTGCGCCTTTATCTGGATGGCTCGCTGCAATTCTCCTCCCGCGACGAATACCGCTACCACGAGGCGCTGATCCACCCGGCGGCCAGCCGGCTCCGCACGCTGCGCCGTGTGATGGTGCTGGGCGGCGGCGACGGCCTGGCGCTGCGCGAGCTGGGCCACTACCCGGACATTGAGCAAATCACCCTGGTCGATCTCGACCCGGCGATGACCCGGCTGGGCCGCTCCCACGAGCTCCTGCACCAGCTCAACGAAGAGGCCTTTGAGCACCTGCCGGTCGAGGTGCTCAACCTCGACGCGTTCAACTTTGTGCGAGACTTCGACCCGCAGCGCACCGCTCCCTACGACCTGATCGTGGTCGATCTGCCCGACCCCCACCACGAATCCCTGGCCAAGCTCTACTCGCTGACCTTCTACGTGAGCCTGCACGAACTGCTGAGCCCCGGCGGCGTGATGGTCGCCCAGCTCGGCAGCCCCTTCTTTGCCAACCGCTCCTACTGGTCGGCCGTCCAAACCCTGGAGCGCGCCGGCTGGAGCGTGCACCCCTATCACGCCAACGTCCCCAGCTTTGGCGAGTGGGGCTTTGCCCTGGCCACCGACGGCACCCCGGCGCCGGCGCCGCTCAAAGAGCACCGAGGCCGCTTCTACGACACGGCCCACGACGCCGAGCTCTTCCACTTCC